The following are from one region of the Quercus robur chromosome 1, dhQueRobu3.1, whole genome shotgun sequence genome:
- the LOC126692342 gene encoding protein ASPARTIC PROTEASE IN GUARD CELL 2-like, giving the protein MAIQVLFLLLACITITTTTTTNFTSSHTSTSTIAFNAKIGLVETQTNPANERKSWKLEVVHRDRIHPSSFQQCMKRNAKRVANLIHQLDEDGVYYPKVKRFKKDVGSDLGSGEYFIPIGLGTPPTPQYLVIDTRSDIGGVQCQPCVLCPQLSQHLFDLTHSSSFLEIPCNSYVCNLL; this is encoded by the coding sequence ATGGCGATTcaagttctttttcttctactGGCTTGtatcaccatcaccaccaccaccactaccaacTTCACCTCCTCCCatacctccacctccaccattGCCTTTAATGCTAAAATAGGACTAGTTGAGACACAAACCAATCCTGCTAATGAGAGAAAATCATGGAAGTTAGAAGTGGTACATAGAGATAGGATTCACCCTAGTAGCTTTCAACAGTGTATGAAACGCAATGCCAAAAGGGTGGCAAATCTTATTCACCAATTAGATGAAGATGGAGTTTACTATCCTAAGGTGAAACGTTTTAAGAAAGATGTGGGTTCAGACTTAGGGAGTGGAGAGTATTTCATTCCAATAGGGCTTGGTACACCTCCAACGCCTCAATATTTAGTTATAGACACTAGAAGTGACATTGGTGGGGTACAATGTCAACCATGTGTCCTATGTCCCCAGCTTTCCCAACATTTATTTGACCTAACTCATTCTTCATCGTTTTTGGAGATACCCTGCAACTCTTATGTCTGCAACTTGCTTTAG
- the LOC126714763 gene encoding protein ASPARTIC PROTEASE IN GUARD CELL 2, whose translation MVPVRVLLMVLVLVLLNLLTSITATTNSNSTHTTSSSSHANAISYPDFQHLNIKETIAETKIKPIINSQNHQPLDTHDDDDDTKSKSTEKKSWKLKLVHRDGISKDNSHDHYRHRFLQRMKRDSRRVTSLIRRLSVGGVSHKVEDFGSEVVSGMEQGSGEYFIRIGVGSPPRSQYVVIDSGSDIVWVQCQPCNQCYHQSDPVFDPADSASYTGVSCNSAVCDRVENRGCHAGRCRYEVAYGDGSYTKGTLALETLTFGQTAIRNVAIGCGHINKGMFVGAAGLLGLGSGSMSFVGQLGGQAGGAFSYCLVSRGTGSSGSLEFGRGAMPVGAAWVPLIRNPQAPSFYYVGLSGLGVGGMQIPVSEDVFRLTDMGKGGVVMDTGTAVTRFPTLAYEAFRDAFISQTSNLPRASGVSIFDTCYNLLGFVSVRVPTVSFYFSDGPILTLPARNFLIPVDDVGTFCFAFAPSPSSGPSIIGNIQQEGIQISFDGANGFVGFGPNVC comes from the coding sequence ATGGTACCCGTACGGGTTCTACTcatggtgttggtgttggtgttgttgAACCTCCTAACTAGTATCACCGCCACAACTAACTCAAACTCCACCCACACCACTTCCTCATCAAGCCATGCAAACGCAATATCCTACCCTGATTTTCAACACCTGAATATAAAAGAAACCATAGCCGAGACTAAAATCAAGCCTATAATAAATTCCCAAAACCATCAACCCCTTGATACccacgatgatgatgatgataccAAGTCCAAGAGTACCGAGAAAAAGTCATGGAAGCTGAAGCTAGTTCACAGAGATGGGATATCCAAAGACAACTCCCACGATCATTATCGCCACCGCTTTCTTCAGCGCATGAAACGCGACAGTAGAAGGGTCACTAGCCTTATACGCCGCCTAAGTGTCGGCGGAGTGAGTCATAAGGTGGAGGATTTTGGGTCAGAGGTGGTTTCTGGAATGGAACAAGGAAGTGGAGAATATTTCATAAGGATAGGGGTTGGTAGCCCTCCAAGGAGTCAGTATGTGGTTATTGATTCCGGTAGTGATATTGTATGGGTCCAATGTCAACCTTGTAACCAGTGCTACCACCAATCCGACCCGGTATTTGACCCGGCTGATTCAGCCTCCTATACTGGGGTGTCTTGTAACTCTGCTGTTTGTGACCGAGTGGAGAACCGGGGGTGTCATGCCGGTCGATGTCGGTACGAGGTCGCATATGGTGATGGGTCGTACACCAAGGGCACGCTTGCACTCGAAACGCTGACGTTTGGGCAAACCGCAATTCGAAACGTCGCCATAGGATGCGGCCACATCAACAAAGGCATGTTTGTTGGAGCAGCTGGGTTATTGGGTCTTGGAAGTGGGTCCATGTCATTTGTGGGTCAGCTTGGCGGTCAGGCTGGTGGTGCATTTAGTTACTGTTTGGTGAGTCGGGGTACTGGGTCATCGGGGTCACTAGAATTCGGGCGTGGAGCAATGCCTGTGGGTGCTGCATGGGTCCCCTTGATTCGAAACCCACAAGCCCCAAGTTTTTACTACGTTGGGCTATCAGGTCTTGGAGTCGGAGGCATGCAAATACCTGTTTCTGAAGATGTTTTTCGTCTAACTGATATGGGTAAAGGAGGTGTGGTTATGGATACGGGCACGGCCGTAACTAGGTTCCCGACATTGGCTTATGAAGCGTTTCGAGATGCTTTTATCTCGCAAACCTCAAACCTCCCTCGAGCCTCTGGAGTATCCATCTTCGACACTTGTTATAACTTACTTGGGTTTGTATCGGTTCGGGTACCAACTGTGTCATTTTATTTCTCGGATGGGCCAATCCTAACCCTTCCAGCAAGGAATTTTCTTATTCCGGTGGATGATGTGGGAACTTTCTGTTTTGCATTTGCTCCATCCCCTTCTTCTGGACCTTCTATTATTGGGAACATTCAACAAGAGGGGATCCAGATTTCCTTTGATGGGGCTAATGGATTTGTGGGATTTGGCCCAAACGTGTGCTAA
- the LOC126692346 gene encoding NEDD8-specific protease 1-like, whose product MTTLPNKDIAPFKDEEDLIYDSVVLRRPDLALLEGPFYLNDHILQFFFSYLSLCIHQKIDIHFVTPSISYWLANSKDFESLKAFVEPLKPFKVVIFTVNNNDDMSKTDGGTHWILLVYYKDANTYMHYDCIRCLNGRYAMKLYEAVKGHGSSRDTDSRLEDLDRIQNKKRRFAMAAMYPCFREYSTPQQNNYYDCGLYVMAIARVICCWCVNTLKKNDEILFPDILKNVDNSVESTMCIELLNIIKYLRT is encoded by the exons ATGACAACACTGCCAAACAAAG ATATAGCTCCATTTAAGGATGAGGAAGATTTGATTTATGATAGTGTTGTGCTACGAAGGCCTGACTTGGCTCTCCTTGAAGGCCCTTTCTACTTAAATGACCACATTTTACAATTCTTTTTCAGCTATCTCTCATTGTGTATCCATCAGAAGATCGACATTCATTTTGTTACTCCTTCAATCTCATACTGGCTCGCAAATTCCAAAGATTTTGAGAGTTTGAAAGCCTTTGTGGAGCCTCTTAAACCCTTCAAAGTTGTAATCTTTACAGTTAATAACAATGATGATATGAGCAAAACTGATGGCGGAACTCATTGGATTTTGCTGGTCTACTATAAAGATGCCAACACTTATATGCATTATGACTGCATTCGATGTTTAAATGGAAGGTATGCCATGAAGCTTTATGAAGCTGTTAAAGGACATGGGAGCAGCAGAGATACTGATTCTAGATTGGAAGATTTGGATagaattcaaaacaaaaagagaagattTGCAATGGCAGCCATGTATCCTTGTTTCAGAGAGTACTCTACACCACAGCAAAATAACTATTATGACTGTGGTCTATACGTCATGGCTATTGCTAGAGTAATCTGTTGCTGGTGCGTTAATACATTAAAGAAGAATGATGAAATCTTGTTTCCTGATATCCTTAAGAATGTTGATAATTCTGTAGAGTCTACAATGTGCATTGAATTACTGAACATTATTAAATACCTAAGGACATAG